A window of Variovorax sp. HW608 genomic DNA:
CTTCCAGCAGCGGCGCAGCGAACGCGCGCTCGATGCCTTGCGGGACTTGTCGAGCCCGCAGGCCCAGGTGCTTCGCGACGAGGCGGTGCGGCGCATCGCGGCGCGCGAGCTGGTGGTGGGCGACGTGGTGCTGCTGGCCGAGGGCGACCGGGTTCCGGCCGACATCGACATCGTCGAAGCAGCCAACCTCGCGATCGACGAATCGCTCTTGACCGGGGAATCGGTGCCGGTGGCCAAGGAGGCCGCGTCGTCGTCCGGCGCGGGTGACGCCTGCCGGGCGTTTTCTGGCACGCTGGTGACGCGGGGCACCGGTCGCGGATGCGTGAGCGCCACCGGCGAGCGCAGCGCGCTGGGGCGCATCGGCCAATCGCTCGCGGGCATCGCAGGCGAGTCCACGCCGATCCAGCAGCAGACGCGCGGCGTCGTCCGGCAGGTGGCCACCGTCGGCCTGGCGCTGGCCGCCGTGCTCGCCGTCGCGTACGGCATCACCCGGGGCGACTGGTTGCACGGCGTGCTGGCGGGCCTTACGCTCGCGATGGCCATCCTGCCGGAAGAACTCCCGCTGGTCCTCACGCTCTTCCTGGGCCTGGGCGCCTGGCGGCTGGCGCGCGAGAAGGTCCTGGCCCGGAGCATTCCCGCGATCGAGCGGCTCGGCGCCGCCACCGTGCTGTGCGTGGACAAGACCGGCACGCTGACCGCCAACCAGATGACGGTGAGGCGCCTGTGGTCCGCAGCAGCCGTCTACGACCGGCGGCCATCGGCGCCTGCGCTGCAGGAGGAGCTGCACGGTCTTCTCGAGTACGCCGTGCTGGCCAGCCACCGCCGGGCCTTCGACCCGATGGAATCCGCGATCACCGCGGCCGGGCAGCAGCTCCTGGCCGGCACGGAGCACCTGCATGCCGAATGGACGCTGGTCGACGACTACCCCCTGTCGCCCGAAATGCTGGCCATGTCGCGCGTCTGGCAGTCGCCGGACCAGCGCGACCGCCTGATCGCGGCCAAGGGCGCGCCCGAAGCCATCGTCGACCTGTGCCACATGGATGCCGGCCAGGGCGCGCAAGTGGCCGCGCAGGTGCGGGTGATGGCGCGGGACGGGCTGCGCGTGCTGGGCGTGGCGCAGGCCACCTTTGGCGCAGCCCCGCTGCCTGGCATCCAGCACGATTTCGATTTCCGCTTCCTGGGCCTCGTGGGGCTCGAAGACCCGGTGCGCCCCGAGGTGCCCCAGGCCATTGCCGAGTGCAGGCAAGCCGGCATCCGCGTCGTGATGATGACCGGCGACCATTCGGCCACCGCGATTTCCGTGGCGCGGCAGGCGGGC
This region includes:
- a CDS encoding cation-translocating P-type ATPase → MSPGAPASASPPATGGLSDGEAALRRQRDGPNELPVSRPRGVLRLAREVASEPMFLLLAACGAIYMMLGDAWEALMLLGFVFVVMGISFFQQRRSERALDALRDLSSPQAQVLRDEAVRRIAARELVVGDVVLLAEGDRVPADIDIVEAANLAIDESLLTGESVPVAKEAASSSGAGDACRAFSGTLVTRGTGRGCVSATGERSALGRIGQSLAGIAGESTPIQQQTRGVVRQVATVGLALAAVLAVAYGITRGDWLHGVLAGLTLAMAILPEELPLVLTLFLGLGAWRLAREKVLARSIPAIERLGAATVLCVDKTGTLTANQMTVRRLWSAAAVYDRRPSAPALQEELHGLLEYAVLASHRRAFDPMESAITAAGQQLLAGTEHLHAEWTLVDDYPLSPEMLAMSRVWQSPDQRDRLIAAKGAPEAIVDLCHMDAGQGAQVAAQVRVMARDGLRVLGVAQATFGAAPLPGIQHDFDFRFLGLVGLEDPVRPEVPQAIAECRQAGIRVVMMTGDHSATAISVARQAGLDADGAVVTGVELAELSDEALAARLAETHIFSRVQPDQKLRLVRAFDARGDVVAMTGDGVNDAPALKAAHIGVAMGARGTEVAREAAALVLLNDDFASLVTAVRYGRRVFANLRKALVFVVAAHVPIVGLSIAPLLLGWPLLLMPVHILFLQLIIDPACSVVFEAQPLEPDAMKRPPRRADQRLFDQAVLVRGLWQGAGLLALLVALYVGVRLLAPEGERDDLARTLTFVVLVLSNLALIQANRSWGRGVARVDGESGREFRWIVLATIALLGVVLAVPALGRLFSFVQPSPILLLAALGGSALSWMWFEGVKWGLRGRPVR